The proteins below come from a single Blastocatellia bacterium genomic window:
- a CDS encoding BadF/BadG/BcrA/BcrD ATPase family protein, translating into MICGIDVGSTTCKYVLATSTGDIQAQAYERHNTKTAEKVLEFLQRLEQDHGLTPGRDRIFFTGSGSGVIAPLVGGKVIQEVVAVAAAVERLHPNVNFVSEIGGEDMKTIFFTGDGASRSKQVLMQSACSGGTGTFIEKTARKLQIPLEQLSQMRYAGYTLHKISSKCGIFAEADANTLLKAGVSVEEIIASLFEAVVYQNLATLTRGNTPMPDVLLLGGPNLFFVGLQEAWRHHLTRLWKERKIALPPDRDPESLIQVPREALYYAALGCIEIGLREPNEVGIYQGTDRLRWWIEEGQYEEKKREGRRGLWATPEELASFKIKYGGGNGKGNGHGVLSPQAATSHQPVPRRSMDQVTAVIVGCDFGSTTAKAVCLTPDKEMVFSCYALSKGNPIEDAKALFRQIKDALAGREILAVGITGYGKDLLKDIIGADCAVVETIAHATAGLHFFPDADCICDVGGVDVKIMILRNGTVSDFRLNSQCSSGNGAFLQGVAERFGIPLEAIAEKAFLAQAVPQLTMGCGVFLQSDIVNQQRKGWQAEEILAGLCAILPLNVWIYAGGLNNLAQVGKKYILQGGTHKNLAVVKTQVDFIKSKVPDAEIVVHPYSGEAGAIGAALVALEWWQAGGRTRFRGFDIIENLTYKTTTSPDTVCKWCPVNCQRSFIDVELPGGKGRPWSKVPLPEGWERVIVNNSCPKGLVEDANEMRVIKEEMERTKNAYPNIADLVRKEAFRRTAA; encoded by the coding sequence ATGATCTGTGGGATTGACGTTGGCAGCACGACCTGCAAATACGTTCTGGCGACTTCGACCGGTGACATTCAGGCGCAAGCCTACGAGCGCCATAATACGAAGACGGCGGAGAAGGTGCTGGAGTTTCTTCAGCGCCTGGAACAGGACCATGGTCTGACGCCCGGACGCGATCGCATCTTCTTCACCGGATCGGGCTCGGGCGTCATCGCGCCGCTTGTGGGCGGAAAGGTCATCCAGGAAGTCGTCGCCGTGGCAGCGGCAGTCGAGCGCCTGCATCCCAATGTGAATTTCGTCAGCGAAATCGGTGGGGAGGACATGAAGACCATCTTCTTCACCGGCGATGGCGCCTCCCGGAGCAAACAAGTGCTGATGCAAAGCGCGTGTTCGGGAGGCACCGGCACGTTCATCGAGAAGACGGCGCGGAAGCTACAAATCCCTCTCGAACAACTCTCCCAGATGCGCTATGCCGGCTACACGCTGCATAAGATCAGCAGCAAATGCGGCATCTTCGCTGAAGCCGATGCTAATACGTTGCTCAAAGCGGGCGTCTCGGTCGAGGAGATCATCGCTTCGCTCTTCGAGGCCGTCGTCTACCAGAATCTCGCCACGCTCACTCGCGGCAATACGCCGATGCCCGATGTTCTTCTGCTCGGCGGGCCGAATCTCTTCTTCGTCGGGCTGCAAGAAGCCTGGCGTCATCATCTGACCCGGCTGTGGAAAGAGCGCAAGATTGCGCTGCCGCCGGACCGGGATCCCGAATCGCTCATTCAGGTGCCTCGGGAGGCGCTCTATTACGCGGCTCTCGGCTGCATCGAAATCGGCCTGAGGGAACCGAACGAGGTCGGCATTTATCAGGGGACCGACCGCCTCCGCTGGTGGATCGAGGAGGGGCAGTACGAGGAGAAAAAGAGAGAGGGGCGTCGGGGACTGTGGGCGACGCCCGAGGAGCTGGCTTCCTTCAAGATCAAATACGGCGGGGGCAACGGGAAAGGGAACGGACATGGCGTGCTTTCCCCTCAGGCCGCCACCAGTCACCAACCGGTTCCCCGGCGCTCGATGGATCAGGTGACCGCCGTCATCGTGGGCTGCGATTTCGGTTCGACCACGGCCAAAGCCGTCTGCCTGACGCCTGATAAGGAGATGGTTTTCTCCTGCTATGCCCTGAGCAAAGGCAATCCCATCGAGGATGCCAAGGCTCTCTTCCGCCAGATCAAAGACGCGCTCGCCGGACGCGAGATTCTGGCCGTCGGCATCACCGGCTACGGCAAAGACCTGCTCAAGGACATCATCGGCGCCGATTGCGCCGTCGTCGAGACGATCGCTCACGCCACTGCCGGACTCCATTTCTTCCCCGACGCCGACTGCATCTGCGATGTCGGAGGCGTTGACGTCAAGATCATGATCCTGCGCAATGGAACGGTCTCCGACTTCCGCTTGAACTCGCAATGCTCGTCGGGAAATGGAGCCTTCCTTCAGGGCGTGGCCGAGCGATTCGGCATCCCGCTGGAAGCCATTGCCGAGAAGGCATTCCTCGCCCAGGCGGTGCCGCAGTTGACGATGGGCTGCGGGGTCTTCCTTCAGAGCGATATCGTCAATCAGCAGCGCAAAGGCTGGCAGGCGGAGGAGATTCTCGCCGGACTCTGTGCCATCCTCCCGCTCAACGTCTGGATTTACGCCGGCGGGCTCAACAATCTCGCCCAGGTGGGCAAAAAGTACATCCTCCAGGGCGGAACCCACAAGAACCTGGCCGTGGTGAAAACCCAGGTGGATTTCATCAAGTCGAAGGTGCCGGATGCGGAGATCGTCGTGCATCCCTACTCCGGGGAAGCGGGAGCCATCGGCGCGGCGCTCGTCGCTTTGGAATGGTGGCAGGCGGGCGGGCGCACGCGCTTCCGGGGATTCGACATCATCGAGAATCTGACCTATAAGACGACGACCTCGCCCGACACCGTCTGCAAGTGGTGTCCGGTCAATTGCCAGCGCAGTTTCATTGACGTGGAGCTGCCCGGAGGCAAGGGACGCCCCTGGAGCAAAGTGCCGCTGCCCGAAGGCTGGGAACGCGTCATCGTCAATAACTCCTGCCCCAAGGGACTGGTCGAAGACGCCAACGAAATGCGCGTCATTAAAGAAGAGATGGAGAGGACCAAGAATGCCTATCCCAATATCGCTGACCTGGTTCGGAAAGAAGCGTTCCGCCGCACCGCCGCCTAA